The Streptomyces achromogenes DNA segment ACGACTTCCCCCGCCTCCTCCGCCAGATCCGGCCGGCGCCGCCGCACCGGTGCGTCGATCCTCGGTGCCGCCGCCCTCGTGCTCGCCGGACTCGGCACCGCGGCCCAGGCGAACGCGGCACCCGCCACCCCCGCCGCCCATACGGCCTCCTCGAAGGTCACCTGGGCGGCCACCCCTTGTGCCACCCCCAAGCACAAGGGTGACCTGACCTGCAACTCCTTCCGCGTCACCGGCGGCACCACCGCCTTCCAGAAGGAACGCGCCGCCGACACCGGCAAGGCCGCCGCCGTCACCCCGAAGGCGGCCGCCGCCGGCCCCACCGGCTACGGCCCGTCCGACCTCCAGGACGCCTACGGCCTGACCGGCGCCGCATCGAGCAACGGCTCCGGCGAGACCATCGCGATCGTCGACGCGTACGACGACCCGAACGCCGCCGCCGACCTCGCCAAGTACCGCTCCTACTACGGTCTCCCCGCCTGCACGGTGGCCAACGGCTGCTTCAAGAAGGTGAGCCAGACCGGCTCGACGACCTCGCTGCCCTCCGCCGACAGCGGCTGGGCCGAGGAGGAGTCCCTCGACCTCGACATGGCCAGCGCCGTCTGCCCGAACTGCAAGATCCTGCTCGTCGAGGCCGCCTCCGCGTCCATGGCCAACCTCGGCAAGGCCGTGAACGAGGCCGTGACGCTGGGCGCGAAATTCGTCTCCAACAGCTACGGCGGCTCCGAGTCCTCCTCGGACACCTCCTACGACACCTCGTACTTCAAGCACGCCGGCGTCGCCATCACGGTCAGCGCGGGCGACGAGGGCTACGGGGCCGAGTACCCCGCCTCCTCCAAGTACGTGACGTCCGTCGGCGGCACCGCCCTGTCCACGTCCTCGAACTCCCGCGGCTGGACCGAGAAGGTCTGGAACACCAGTTCCACCGAGGGCA contains these protein-coding regions:
- a CDS encoding S53 family peptidase; amino-acid sequence: MRTTTSPASSARSGRRRRTGASILGAAALVLAGLGTAAQANAAPATPAAHTASSKVTWAATPCATPKHKGDLTCNSFRVTGGTTAFQKERAADTGKAAAVTPKAAAAGPTGYGPSDLQDAYGLTGAASSNGSGETIAIVDAYDDPNAAADLAKYRSYYGLPACTVANGCFKKVSQTGSTTSLPSADSGWAEEESLDLDMASAVCPNCKILLVEAASASMANLGKAVNEAVTLGAKFVSNSYGGSESSSDTSYDTSYFKHAGVAITVSAGDEGYGAEYPASSKYVTSVGGTALSTSSNSRGWTEKVWNTSSTEGTGSGCSAYDAKPTWQTDTGCAKRTVSDVSAVADPATGVSVYDSYGVTAGWYTFGGTSASSPIIAAVYALAGTPGSSDYPASYPYAAAGTSALNDVTSGSNGTCSSSASYLCTARSGYDGPTGLGTPEGTDAFTG